In the genome of Gadus morhua chromosome 14, gadMor3.0, whole genome shotgun sequence, one region contains:
- the LOC115558881 gene encoding nuclear factor 7, brain-like: MAEEIPPPLKHFLTCSVCTEIVKDPVSLGCHHSFCSSCLQDFWAQAKNKNCPVCKRKSSKDIVGVNFSIKELADSFAGRQRSAPSEEAQVVCTETSKRSGPSGEAQGVCTERLKDIKRFCKEEQRDVCEFPHHQGHTVVPLEEQVQELKQQLTDDLTALQARRRRHQELDKTYEAMVPHLKVQRVKTERRIRAEFEQLHRFLREEEEARVKALGEEEEQKRKRILLERKTLQEQIESLSEGLSAVEADLQKDGLSFLSASTRCRTSARALLSGSDPQLLPGALLDEAKHLGNLAHRVWEKMGQRTTFSPVILDPNTAADCLSLSDDLTSVRRSDVNHKAPNNPERFTWYSNVLDSEGFSSGEHCWEVEVGDHLHWLIGVAKESVDRRGEYTASPDNGIWCLFYTSEKYTQGTGETLTLKRTPERIRVQLDYDGGEVSFYDPEDMTLIYTYQHTFTDNIFPYFSLGAAGEARTKAVRVCGVSSRTKPCK; encoded by the coding sequence ATGGCTGAAGaaatccctcctcctctcaaacATTTCCTGACCTGCAGCGTGTGCACTGAGATCGTCAAGGACCCGGTGTCTCTGGGCTGTCACCACAGCTTCTGTTCCAGCTGTCTCCAGGACTTCTGGGCCCAAGCTAAGAACAAGAACTGTCCCGTCTGTAAGAGGAAATCCTCAAAGGATATAGTTGGGGTTAACTTTTCCATCAAGGAGCTCGCTGACTCCTTCGCTGGAAGACAGAGGTCTGCCCCCTCAGAAGAGGCCCAGGTGGTCTGCACTGAAACCTCCAAGAGGTCTGGCCCCTCTGGTGAGGCCCAGGGGGTCTGCACTGAGCGCTTAAAGGATATCAAGAGGTTCtgtaaggaggagcagagagatgtgtgtgagtTCCCTCACCACCAGGGTCACACAGTGGTTCCTCTAGAAGAACAAGTCCAGGAGCTGAAGCAGCAGCTGACTGATGACCTCACGGCTCTACAGGCCAGaaggaggagacaccaggagctGGACAAGACGTATGAGGCCATGGTTCCTCACCTCAAGGTACAGCGGGTGAAGACCGAGAGGCGGATCAGAGCAGAGTTTGAACAGCTTCACCGGTtcctgagagaggaagaggaggccagAGTGAAGGCcctgggagaggaagaggagcagaagaggaagaggatccTCCTGGAGAGGAAGACCCTTCAGGAGCAGATCGAGTCTCTCTCAGAGGGTCTCTCGGCTGTAGAAGCAGACCTGCAGAAGGACGGCCTGTCGTTCCTCAGCGCTTCCACGCGCTGCCGGACCAGCGCCAGAGCCCTGCTCTCCGGTTCTGATCCCCAGCTGCTTCCTGGAGCGCTGCTGGACGAGGCCAAACACCTGGGAAACCTGGCCCACAGAGTCTGGGAGAAGATGGGGCAGAGGACCACCTTCAGCCCCGTTATTCTGGACCCAAACACTGCAGCagactgcctctctctgtctgatgaTCTGACCAGCGTGAGACGTAGTGATGTAAACCACAAGGCTCCTAACAACCCAGAGAGGTTCACTTGGTACAGTAATGTTCTGGATTCTGAGGGCTTCAGCTCAGGGGAACactgctgggaggtggaggtgggagaccATCTTCACTGGCTAATAGGTGTTGCTAAAGAGTCAgtggacaggagaggagagtataCTGCTTCACCAGATAATGGAATCTGGTGTTTATTCTATACCAGTGAAAAGTACACTCAGGGTACTGGTGAAACCCTGACATTGAAGAGGACTCCAGAGAGGATCAGAGTCCAGCTGGACTatgatggaggggaggtgtccTTCTACGACCCTGAAGACATGACTCTCATCTACACCTATCAACACACTTTCACTGACAACATCTTCCCTTATTTTAGTCTTGGAGCAGCAGGTGAAGCCCGGACCAAAGCTGTTAGAGTGTGTGGTGTCTCCTCACGCACTAAGCCATGTAAATGA
- the LOC115559183 gene encoding zinc-binding protein A33, with amino-acid sequence MAEENPPLKHFLTCNVCTEIFKDPASLGCHHSFCSSCLQDFWAQAENKNCPVCKRKSSKDLVVNFSIKELADSYAGRQRSDPSDEAQGVCTEHLKDIKWFCKDEQRAVCHVCEFPHHQGHTLVPLGEPVQELKQQLTHDLTALQARRSRHQELEETYEAMVPHLKEQRVKTERRIRAEFEQLHRFLREEEKARVAVLREEEEQKRKRILLERKTLQEQIRSLSEGLSAVEADLQKDGLSFLSASTRSRTSARALLSGSDPQLLPGALLDEAKHLGNLAHRVWEEMGQRTTFSPVTLDPNTAARWLSLSDDLTSLRHSKVIQKVPNNPERFSQYAEVLGSEGFSSGEHCWEVEVGDHPHWRIGVAKESVDRRGERTASPANGIWSLFYTSGKYTQGTGQTLTLKRTPERIRVQLDYDGGEVSFYDEAMTLICIYQDTFTDNIFPWFGVGPAGAAQTKAVRVCGDSSRTKPCK; translated from the coding sequence ATGGCCGAAGAAAACCCTCCTCTCAAACATTTCCTGACCTGCAACGTGTGCACTGAGATCTTCAAGGACCCGGCGTCTCTGGGCTGTCACCACAGCTTCTGTTCCAGCTGTCTCCAGGACTTCTGGGCCCAAGCTGAGAACAAGAACTGTCCCGTCTGTAAGAGGAAATCCTCAAAGGATCTAGTCGTTAACTTTTCCATCAAGGAGCTCGCTGACTCCTACGCTGGAAGACAGAGGTCTGACCCCTCTGATGAGGCCCAGGGGGTCTGCACTGAGCACTTAAAGGATATCAAGTGGTTCTGTAAGGACGAGCAGAGagctgtgtgtcatgtgtgtgagttCCCTCACCACCAGGGTCACACGCTGGTTCCTCTAGGAGAACCAGTCCAGGAGCTGAAGCAGCAGCTGACACATGACCTCACGGCTCTACAGGCCAGGAGGAGCAGacaccaggagctggaggagacgtaTGAGGCCATGGTTCCTCACCTTAAGGAACAGCGGGTGAAGACCGAGAGGCGGATCAGAGCAGAGTTTGAACAGCTTCACCGGTtcctgagagaggaagagaaggccaGAGTGGCGGtcctgagagaggaagaggagcagaagaggaagaggatccTCCTGGAGAGGAAGACCCTTCAGGAGCAGATCCGGTCTCTCTCAGAGGGTCTCTCGGCTGTAGAAGCAGACCTGCAGAAGGACGGCCTGTCGTTCCTCAGCGCTTCCACACGCTCCCGGACCAGCGCCAGAGCCCTGCTCTCCGGTTCTGATCCCCAGCTGCTTCCTGGAGCGCTGCTGGACGAGGCCAAACACCTGGGAAACCTGGCCCACCGAGTCTGGGAGGAGATGGGGCAGAGGACCACCTTCAGCCCCGTTACTCTGGACCCAAACACTGCAGCAcgctggctctctctgtctgatgaTCTGACCAGTCTGAGACATAGCAAAGTAATCCAGAAGGTTCCTAACAACCCAGAGAGGTTCAGTCAGTACGCTGAGGTTCTGGGTTCTGAGGGCTTCAGCTCAGGGGAACactgctgggaggtggaggtgggagaccATCCTCACTGGAGAATAGGTGTTGCTAAAGAGTCAgtggacaggagaggagagcgtACGGCTTCACCAGCTAATGGAATCTGGAGTTTATTCTATACCAGTGGAAAGTACACTCAGGGTACTGGTCAAACCCTGACATTGAAGAGGACTCCAGAGAGGATCAGAGTCCAGCTGGACTatgatggaggggaggtgtccTTCTACGACGAAGCTATGACTCTCATCTGCATCTATCAAGACACTTTCACTGACAACATCTTCCCTTGGTTTGGTGTTGGACCAGCAGGTGCAGCCCAGACCAAAGCTGTTAGAGTGTGTGGTGACTCCTCACGCACTAAGCCATGTAAATGA